A stretch of DNA from Gemmatimonadota bacterium:
CGCCTGCGCGGAGGTCCCAATAGAAAGTTCCTGAGTTGTGCCAATCAAGGTGGAGATTCCGGTGGCCTGTGCTATGGCGAAGATCTGGCGCGATCGTTTGATGCCCTGGTGGCAGGTCGCAATATTGAAGATATCGACAGCCTGTCCTTCCGCGAAAGCAATGGCCTGGGTCTCGTCGCTGACATGCTCACTGACCGGGAACCGGATGCGCTCACGCACCTTTGCTTTGCCCGGGATGTCGGGTGCGGGACTTTCAACCAGGATCGGCTCGACCCACTGCAGACGCTCAACGGCGGCTACGCACGACTTCCAATCAAGTCGGCGGCTGAAGTCCAGTGATTTAACTTTGAATCGATCTCCATAACGATCGCGACACTCATGTAAGATCTGATTGTCGATTTCGAGGTTTCCACCCACGTAAAATCGGAACAGGTCAAATCCCAGCTCGAGCATTCGACCGACTCGCTCGACGTTGGGTGCGACGTCCGCCTCTTCGAATTGTCGAAAGATGGGGTAGCAGATTTTGTAGCGATCTCGGTAAGCACCTCCATAGAGGTCGTGAATTGGAATGCCCAGGCTCTTGGCCCGAAGGTCGTGAATCGCAATGTCCACACCTGCGCCAATCTGTCCCTTATATCCATCGACGATCGGATCGATGGCGGTTGGATCGGATGGATCGATTCCGATCAACGATTTCCGAAGTATATACTCGAGATGGTTGATGTCGGGTATGTTTCGGATACTGAGGTCGGACATTTCGCCCACACCGACTACACCATCGTCTGAGATGATACGGAT
This window harbors:
- a CDS encoding muconate cycloisomerase, giving the protein MTIKELDLFAVGTRRENGTLSPHIIIRIISDDGVVGVGEMSDLSIRNIPDINHLEYILRKSLIGIDPSDPTAIDPIVDGYKGQIGAGVDIAIHDLRAKSLGIPIHDLYGGAYRDRYKICYPIFRQFEEADVAPNVERVGRMLELGFDLFRFYVGGNLEIDNQILHECRDRYGDRFKVKSLDFSRRLDWKSCVAAVERLQWVEPILVESPAPDIPGKAKVRERIRFPVSEHVSDETQAIAFAEGQAVDIFNIATCHQGIKRSRQIFAIAQATGISTLIGTTQELSIGTSAQAHLGASVPNLDYPGDAAGAQLYIDDVVKHRVQYENGYLLVPKGPGLGMELDESQLQKLGDRQWKFMQELPLERQEDRGKAGEKVQ